The Candidatus Nomurabacteria bacterium genome has a segment encoding these proteins:
- a CDS encoding thioredoxin family protein — protein sequence MSNKNIIIVILILVAGSLLISFSNKKDQVSEVADSFVEENASQDSMVFDHEGEMMEEGENMVSEGTYEAYDPAKLALAEDGKVVLFFHAPWCPTCSLLNKDIEANLSSIPEGVHILKVDYDTSSELKQKYGVTYQHTLVLVDKDGNMIEKWSGGDTLETILEKII from the coding sequence ATGTCAAACAAAAACATAATAATTGTAATATTGATTTTAGTAGCAGGATCACTTTTGATTTCTTTTTCCAACAAGAAAGATCAAGTGTCAGAAGTTGCAGATTCTTTTGTAGAAGAAAATGCGAGTCAGGATTCTATGGTTTTTGACCACGAAGGAGAAATGATGGAAGAAGGAGAAAATATGGTTTCAGAGGGAACTTATGAAGCTTATGATCCAGCAAAACTTGCATTGGCTGAAGATGGAAAAGTAGTTCTATTCTTTCATGCGCCGTGGTGTCCTACTTGTTCGCTTCTAAACAAGGACATAGAGGCAAATCTTTCTAGTATTCCAGAGGGGGTTCATATATTAAAAGTAGATTACGATACTTCTTCAGAACTTAAACAAAAATACGGAGTAACTTACCAGCATACGCTTGTTCTGGTAGATAAAGACGGAAATATGATAGAAAAATGGTCAGGAGGAGATACGTTAGAAACCATACTAGAAAAAATAATATAA
- a CDS encoding helix-turn-helix transcriptional regulator, whose protein sequence is MKEKVKNRVHEERTASGITQEDLAEGVGVSRQTIIAIEKGNYTPSVLLALKIANFFQKPLEKIFWYK, encoded by the coding sequence GTGAAAGAAAAAGTAAAAAACAGAGTTCACGAAGAAAGAACCGCCTCTGGTATTACGCAAGAAGATCTTGCCGAAGGTGTTGGTGTTTCTAGACAAACAATTATTGCCATAGAAAAGGGAAACTACACTCCATCTGTTTTACTTGCATTAAAAATTGCAAATTTTTTTCAGAAACCTTTGGAAAAAATTTTTTGGTATAAATAA
- a CDS encoding magnesium transporter gives MSKRKDPFDEVLHELRFGNKPRKEVFLSLPHNEQAEISLILTKHLLFQILKDLSNEEILGFISHLDPDDATDVLQILSKARQKTIIESLETDLKKSIETLLEFPSETAGGIMNIDYIQIDENSKIGDVANECKVHEKRTGRLPAILLTRNSLVTGYIPGHKLGFASPGEPAKKYSKRILSIKADAGHEEVRSLFRKHPHDKAVVLGEEGKVLGIIYSDDVLRLFHEHEDESLYDFAGVSDEENVYDSGFKKFKSRYKWLLINLGTAFLAASIVGLFEETIKSYVLLAVYMPIVAGMGGNAGTQTLAVMVRAIALGQINFSNALPAIKHEVTASVLNGILNGVVVSIILFFLHQDYRIGIILGLAMIINLVVAAFFGTIIPLIMKKIGKDPATSATIFITTATDVLGFLSFLGLATLLLN, from the coding sequence ATGAGCAAAAGAAAAGATCCGTTCGACGAAGTACTCCATGAGCTTAGGTTTGGGAATAAACCAAGAAAAGAGGTTTTCTTGTCACTTCCACATAACGAACAAGCAGAAATATCTCTTATACTAACAAAACACCTTCTTTTCCAGATCTTAAAAGATCTATCCAACGAAGAAATATTAGGCTTTATAAGCCACCTAGATCCAGACGACGCAACAGATGTACTTCAGATACTTTCAAAAGCTAGGCAAAAAACAATAATAGAATCTCTCGAAACCGATTTAAAAAAATCTATAGAGACACTTCTAGAATTCCCGTCTGAAACAGCGGGAGGAATAATGAACATCGACTATATACAAATAGACGAAAACTCAAAAATAGGTGATGTGGCAAACGAATGCAAAGTACACGAAAAAAGAACAGGTAGACTCCCTGCAATACTTCTAACTAGAAACTCACTTGTTACAGGTTATATCCCTGGTCACAAGTTGGGATTTGCCTCTCCTGGAGAGCCCGCTAAAAAGTACTCTAAAAGAATTCTTTCTATCAAGGCTGACGCTGGGCACGAAGAAGTCAGAAGTCTTTTCAGAAAACACCCTCACGACAAGGCAGTAGTTTTAGGAGAAGAAGGAAAAGTTCTAGGTATTATATATTCGGACGACGTACTAAGACTTTTCCACGAGCACGAAGATGAGTCACTTTATGACTTTGCTGGTGTTTCTGACGAAGAAAACGTTTATGATAGTGGTTTCAAAAAATTTAAATCTAGATACAAGTGGCTTCTTATAAACCTTGGTACTGCATTTTTGGCAGCGAGTATAGTTGGGCTTTTTGAAGAAACTATAAAATCATATGTTCTTCTTGCAGTTTATATGCCAATAGTTGCTGGTATGGGAGGAAACGCAGGAACTCAAACTCTCGCTGTTATGGTTAGAGCCATAGCATTGGGACAAATAAACTTTTCAAATGCGCTTCCTGCAATAAAGCACGAAGTAACCGCTTCTGTACTAAACGGAATACTAAACGGTGTAGTGGTTTCTATAATTCTATTTTTCCTACATCAAGATTACAGAATAGGAATAATTCTTGGCCTAGCGATGATAATCAATCTTGTAGTCGCAGCCTTCTTTGGAACAATCATACCTCTAATAATGAAAAAAATCGGAAAAGACCCAGCAACATCTGCAACAATTTTTATAACAACAGCTACAGATGTTCTTGGTTTTCTTTCTTTCTTAGGTCTCGCAACACTACTTCTAAACTAG
- a CDS encoding redoxin family protein, whose product MTIFLISFLAGALTVLAPCILPLLPVIIGGSITSGEGERKPYTIITSLILSIVLFTLILKWSTALIGVPAELWSYISGSILVLLGLFMFFPGLWEKLPFVSKMNIGGNKLVGKGFQKKNFWGDVLIGAALGPVFSSCSPTYFVILATVLPESFIRGLFALFAYSLGLGIVLLLISIIGQRFVSKLDILANPRGWFKRGIGVLFVIVGIFVFSGLDKVVQTRLIEGGVYGNLSSFENKLIDQTINNEKESTDIEKTQEEIIFGENLTEESLGRFEEKSKKYDRYVEIVNPSGFVNTDGQSISISDYIGKKVILIDFMTYSCINCIRTFPYVNEWYDKYEDDGLIVIGIHTPEFAFEKDINNVTEALNDYGIKFPVVLDNDYSTWRAWENSFWPRKYLIDIDGFVVYDHAGEGAYEETEQKIIDLLEERATVLGESLSINETLVSSEKSTISGQSPETYFGSRRNSAYVDTNLGSCLVLLGCSFDYDANNISQNKFALFGDWQVFPEYLESKSTNSGFGFKFYSKKVFLVAGPSTTTSVAKVYIDGNIISDIDKGKDVVSGGTLTIDSQRLYEVVDLSSGPAIHTLEIKTTSGGNLDIYTLTFGV is encoded by the coding sequence ATGACAATATTTCTTATATCATTTTTGGCGGGAGCGCTTACGGTTTTGGCGCCGTGCATTTTGCCACTTTTGCCAGTTATTATAGGAGGATCTATCACCTCTGGAGAAGGGGAAAGAAAACCTTATACAATAATTACCTCTCTTATTCTTTCGATCGTACTTTTTACACTTATCTTGAAGTGGAGCACTGCTCTTATAGGAGTGCCAGCCGAACTTTGGTCATATATTTCAGGAAGTATTTTGGTGCTTTTGGGTCTATTTATGTTTTTCCCCGGGCTTTGGGAAAAACTACCTTTTGTTTCCAAAATGAACATAGGAGGAAACAAGCTTGTAGGAAAAGGATTTCAAAAGAAAAATTTTTGGGGAGATGTGCTTATAGGAGCAGCACTCGGTCCAGTTTTTTCTTCATGTTCACCTACATATTTTGTGATACTTGCAACTGTATTGCCAGAGAGTTTCATAAGAGGACTATTTGCTCTTTTTGCATATTCTTTGGGTCTTGGAATTGTGCTACTTCTCATTTCTATAATAGGTCAAAGATTTGTCTCAAAGCTTGATATTTTGGCTAATCCAAGAGGTTGGTTCAAGAGGGGGATCGGCGTGTTGTTTGTGATTGTAGGTATATTTGTATTTTCTGGATTAGACAAGGTTGTACAAACTCGTCTCATAGAAGGTGGAGTTTATGGTAATCTTTCATCTTTTGAAAACAAACTCATAGATCAAACCATAAACAATGAAAAAGAAAGTACTGATATAGAAAAAACACAAGAAGAAATTATTTTTGGAGAAAATCTAACAGAAGAGTCACTCGGTAGATTTGAAGAAAAATCTAAAAAATACGATAGATATGTCGAGATAGTAAATCCGTCTGGTTTTGTAAATACAGATGGACAAAGTATAAGCATCTCAGATTATATTGGAAAAAAAGTTATTCTTATCGACTTTATGACTTATAGTTGTATCAACTGCATAAGAACGTTTCCTTATGTAAACGAGTGGTATGACAAATATGAAGATGACGGGCTAATTGTTATAGGTATTCATACACCAGAGTTTGCTTTTGAGAAAGATATAAACAACGTAACAGAAGCTTTGAATGACTATGGAATAAAGTTTCCAGTAGTTTTGGATAACGATTATTCTACTTGGCGCGCATGGGAAAACTCTTTCTGGCCGAGAAAGTATTTGATCGACATAGATGGTTTTGTGGTATATGACCACGCGGGCGAGGGCGCATATGAAGAAACAGAACAAAAAATAATAGATCTTCTAGAAGAGAGAGCAACTGTACTTGGAGAAAGTCTAAGTATAAATGAAACACTAGTAAGTTCTGAAAAATCTACAATTTCTGGACAAAGCCCAGAAACATATTTCGGATCAAGAAGAAATTCTGCATATGTAGATACAAACCTTGGTTCATGCTTGGTATTACTTGGTTGTAGTTTTGATTATGATGCAAATAATATTTCCCAGAACAAATTTGCTCTTTTTGGAGATTGGCAAGTTTTTCCTGAGTATCTTGAATCAAAATCGACAAATTCTGGTTTTGGATTCAAGTTTTATTCCAAAAAGGTATTTTTAGTCGCCGGACCAAGCACAACAACATCTGTTGCGAAAGTTTACATAGATGGAAACATAATTTCTGACATTGATAAGGGTAAAGATGTAGTTTCTGGAGGTACATTGACCATAGATTCACAAAGATTATATGAAGTTGTTGATCTTTCTAGTGGTCCAGCTATACATACACTAGAAATCAAGACTACTTCAGGTGGAAATCTAGATATTTATACACTTACTTTTGGTGTGTAA
- a CDS encoding sigma-70 family RNA polymerase sigma factor has protein sequence MEEDYTIQTFESIFEDYSDSIFRHFVFKISDRDRSKELTQEVFMRLWKTMSSGEAIDNPKSFLYKIAHNLYVNEYRDRKNHRSLEESMEQGFDVEGETEQDIFDNISTEEVIKLFEELKPSYREVLTMKLVDEYSVKEISEILGETENSVSVRLHRAIQKIKTILENHDI, from the coding sequence ATGGAGGAGGACTACACAATACAAACATTTGAGTCTATATTTGAGGACTACTCCGATAGTATCTTTAGGCACTTTGTCTTCAAAATAAGTGATAGAGATCGGTCCAAAGAACTAACTCAAGAAGTATTCATGAGACTCTGGAAGACTATGTCTTCTGGAGAAGCTATAGATAATCCAAAGAGCTTTCTTTATAAAATCGCTCACAATCTATATGTAAACGAATACCGAGATAGAAAAAACCATAGATCCCTAGAGGAATCTATGGAACAAGGTTTCGACGTAGAAGGAGAAACCGAGCAAGATATATTTGATAACATTTCTACCGAAGAAGTAATCAAGCTGTTCGAAGAACTAAAGCCTTCATATAGGGAAGTTCTGACCATGAAACTTGTTGATGAATATTCGGTCAAGGAAATTTCTGAAATTTTAGGAGAGACAGAAAACTCTGTTTCCGTAAGACTTCACAGGGCGATTCAAAAGATAAAAACAATATTAGAAAATCATGACATTTAA
- a CDS encoding MBL fold metallo-hydrolase — translation MTNLTKETKSALIFLAFLGAVIYFVYFYVFSTTKTNAESSDILEISFLDIGQGDAIYIEAPNGNQMLVDVGPSSNIASPLKKVIPAFDDYIDVVVLTNPDADHIAGLSYILDNYNVGLVVEPGTKSDTKTYKDLREKINEKHVKYIVANSSTDIILDKESGVYFDVIFPDRDVSYWERNDGSLVGVLKYKDVDVLFTGDATLKTEDIFLKNENLEGVDILKVGHHGSRTSTGVSLLREITPEIAVISSGKNNRYGHPHQEVIDRLNDFEVETLLTAKLGTITILSDGHTLDIK, via the coding sequence ATGACTAATCTTACAAAAGAAACTAAATCAGCACTTATTTTCCTCGCGTTTCTTGGGGCAGTAATATATTTTGTTTATTTTTATGTTTTTTCTACAACAAAAACAAACGCAGAAAGTTCTGACATATTGGAGATATCTTTTTTGGACATAGGGCAGGGTGATGCAATATATATAGAGGCTCCAAACGGAAATCAGATGCTTGTCGATGTTGGACCTTCTTCTAACATTGCCTCTCCACTCAAAAAAGTTATACCAGCTTTTGATGATTATATAGACGTTGTTGTTCTTACAAATCCAGACGCAGATCATATTGCCGGACTTTCTTATATTTTAGATAACTACAATGTTGGTTTAGTTGTAGAGCCCGGAACAAAGTCTGACACCAAAACATACAAAGATTTGAGAGAAAAGATAAACGAAAAGCATGTGAAGTATATAGTTGCAAATAGTTCAACAGATATTATTTTGGACAAAGAAAGTGGAGTCTATTTCGACGTTATCTTCCCAGACAGAGATGTTTCTTATTGGGAAAGAAACGATGGATCTTTGGTTGGAGTTTTGAAGTATAAAGATGTCGATGTTTTGTTTACGGGAGATGCAACTCTAAAGACAGAAGATATTTTTTTGAAAAACGAGAATTTAGAAGGTGTCGATATACTGAAAGTCGGACACCATGGATCTAGGACTTCTACGGGAGTGTCCCTTCTTCGTGAAATAACTCCAGAAATTGCCGTTATTTCTTCTGGTAAAAACAATCGATACGGGCACCCGCACCAAGAAGTTATAGATAGATTAAACGATTTTGAAGTAGAAACTTTACTTACTGCTAAACTTGGCACTATTACAATTTTGTCGGATGGACATACTTTGGATATAAAATAA
- a CDS encoding 50S ribosomal protein L28, whose translation MAKKCPITEKSSKVAGGYSNRVRATKFNPTGKKRKYANLQKKRIFVPEIGKTLTLNISTKAIKTINKNGAYNTLKKAGLI comes from the coding sequence ATGGCAAAGAAATGTCCAATAACTGAAAAGTCCTCAAAAGTAGCTGGCGGATACTCAAACAGAGTTCGTGCTACTAAATTCAATCCAACTGGAAAAAAGAGGAAGTATGCAAACCTTCAAAAAAAGAGGATTTTTGTTCCTGAAATAGGAAAAACTCTGACACTCAATATTTCAACAAAGGCGATCAAAACTATAAACAAAAATGGCGCCTACAATACACTAAAGAAAGCAGGTCTTATATAA
- a CDS encoding HIT family protein, producing MENNDNCVFCKIISGEYPSFKIYEDNDLVSFLVIEPINDGHALVVPKKHFENIFETPEETLSKILPVAKNLSQKIMKAVDATGINIVQNNGKDSGQEIMHYHLHIIPRFETDGLKPWHHTKKSPEDLAPIAEKINSIS from the coding sequence ATGGAAAACAATGATAATTGCGTATTTTGCAAAATAATAAGCGGAGAATACCCGTCTTTCAAGATATATGAAGACAACGACCTGGTTTCATTTTTGGTAATAGAACCCATAAACGATGGCCATGCTCTTGTTGTGCCAAAAAAACATTTTGAGAACATATTTGAAACACCAGAAGAAACTCTTTCCAAAATACTTCCCGTCGCAAAAAACTTGTCACAAAAAATAATGAAAGCCGTTGATGCAACTGGGATAAATATAGTTCAAAACAATGGAAAAGATTCAGGGCAAGAAATCATGCACTACCACCTACACATAATCCCAAGGTTTGAAACTGACGGCCTAAAACCTTGGCATCATACTAAAAAATCACCAGAAGATTTGGCGCCTATTGCTGAGAAAATAAATTCTATCTCTTAA
- the recJ gene encoding single-stranded-DNA-specific exonuclease RecJ: MSLDFIKDLLKKRGIVNKTEIEKFLNPSYEDRHDPFLMKDMKKAVERIKKAIDKDEKITIYSDYDCDGIPGAVVFSDFLEKIGFSNFEVYIPDRHDEGYGLNMSAVESILKNGTKLLVTIDLGITAIEEALLLKEKGVDLIITDHHEPKEVLPECFAILNPKTDDYPEKMLCGSGVCYKFVEGFLSKYGTEYSVPNGWEKWLLDMVSLATLSDMVPLLGENRVFAKYGLLVFRKTKRPGLNALLSELSIDKRFISEDDITFMITPRINAASRLDDPMIAFRLLSTKDAKEAMLLAKKLSEINDTRKKLVAQTVKEAKKRLAKRETGKVIVIGDPTWRPGILGLVASKISEEYGKSTFVWGEDGGGEIKGSCRSFGDEDVFTLMDKTKDSFVSFGGHKGAGGFSVSKDKIHFLEEELSKNSKRGENETGEVESIFDTTLSLIDVSRESAEMLRKMSPFGFGNPKPIIKFEELNLKNLRKFGKDKSHLELIVSDKSGGQDRKVIYFFAKDDDVAALEEIDIFSLKAHIDESYYGGSYELRLRYVSID, translated from the coding sequence ATGTCACTAGACTTTATAAAAGATCTCCTGAAAAAGAGAGGTATAGTAAACAAAACTGAAATAGAGAAATTTCTAAACCCCTCTTATGAAGATAGGCATGACCCTTTTCTGATGAAAGATATGAAAAAGGCGGTAGAAAGGATAAAAAAAGCCATAGATAAAGACGAAAAAATAACAATATACTCTGATTACGATTGTGATGGCATACCCGGGGCGGTTGTGTTTTCTGATTTTTTAGAAAAAATAGGTTTTTCCAATTTTGAAGTTTATATACCAGATAGACATGACGAAGGCTATGGACTAAATATGTCAGCAGTAGAGTCTATTTTAAAAAACGGAACAAAACTTCTTGTAACAATAGATCTCGGTATTACTGCAATAGAAGAAGCACTTTTACTAAAAGAGAAAGGGGTTGATCTCATCATAACCGACCACCATGAACCCAAGGAAGTTTTACCAGAGTGTTTCGCGATACTAAACCCAAAGACTGATGATTACCCAGAAAAGATGCTTTGTGGAAGTGGCGTTTGTTACAAGTTTGTAGAAGGATTTTTATCCAAATATGGAACTGAATATTCTGTCCCTAATGGTTGGGAAAAGTGGCTTTTGGATATGGTTTCTCTTGCGACGCTTTCTGATATGGTTCCTCTTTTGGGGGAAAATAGAGTTTTTGCAAAATACGGCCTATTGGTTTTTAGAAAAACAAAAAGACCAGGATTAAACGCACTTCTTTCTGAACTTTCTATCGACAAAAGATTCATAAGTGAAGACGATATAACGTTTATGATAACTCCTAGGATCAATGCCGCTTCTAGACTAGATGATCCAATGATTGCTTTTAGACTTCTTTCAACCAAGGATGCAAAAGAGGCGATGCTTCTAGCAAAAAAACTAAGTGAAATAAATGATACAAGAAAAAAACTCGTAGCCCAGACAGTAAAAGAAGCAAAAAAAAGATTGGCAAAAAGAGAAACAGGTAAAGTTATCGTTATAGGAGACCCAACTTGGAGGCCTGGAATACTAGGACTTGTTGCTTCGAAGATTTCTGAAGAATATGGCAAGAGCACTTTTGTATGGGGAGAAGACGGAGGAGGTGAAATAAAGGGTTCTTGCAGGTCTTTTGGTGATGAAGATGTATTTACACTAATGGACAAAACAAAAGATTCTTTTGTTTCTTTTGGCGGACATAAGGGCGCAGGAGGATTTTCTGTAAGCAAAGACAAGATACATTTTTTAGAAGAAGAACTTTCTAAAAACTCAAAAAGAGGTGAAAACGAAACCGGTGAAGTAGAAAGTATTTTTGACACAACCCTCTCTCTTATAGATGTTTCTAGAGAAAGCGCAGAAATGCTTAGAAAAATGTCTCCGTTTGGTTTTGGTAATCCAAAGCCCATAATAAAGTTTGAAGAACTAAACTTAAAAAATCTTCGCAAGTTTGGTAAAGACAAATCCCACCTAGAACTTATTGTTTCTGATAAAAGCGGAGGTCAAGATAGAAAGGTTATTTATTTCTTTGCCAAGGATGACGATGTGGCAGCGCTAGAAGAAATAGATATATTTTCTCTCAAAGCTCATATTGACGAATCTTATTACGGAGGGTCTTATGAACTGAGACTTAGGTACGTGTCTATTGACTAG
- a CDS encoding ComEC/Rec2 family competence protein produces MKDRYFYPISFGFIFGVFWAPIFLKIDWFDKGFLYFVFSSFLFFVILKTFSFKNLSIGIFIIAFCSGGGYFLYRDGIKSEDLSFYVGKDFYVEGEVSSYPEETTRKKKFILKSSEYRTKFLVYVEKDQELDYKNEVFIGGQIALPENFFNDFGREFDYISYLKKDGINYIIYADEVQILENEKVSLVGFLYKIRQKVTYNMERFVKSPEKGLLSGIMIGEKGGIPDDLEKDFILVGLIHIVALSGYNVSIVALGVEKFFNLIFSKRFALSLAMISIVLFVLMTGSSQTSIRAGIMAILALLALSSGFEYSITRGIFWAAFLMLVIKPNLLSSDISFQLSFLATLGVVYISPLIQKVLKRKKLGFFLTILTTTLAAQIAVSPFILYKMGTFSVVSLPINLLVLPVIPFIMIFGGILAFLGFLPVLAEPIAFLGEKLLSYIIFLTKYFADLSFATLYIEKIPVFLLVFYYIAIIFWILRNSTSLEVVLRDLRKKENQEHL; encoded by the coding sequence ATGAAAGATAGATATTTTTATCCTATATCTTTTGGTTTTATATTTGGAGTCTTTTGGGCTCCAATTTTTTTGAAAATAGATTGGTTTGATAAAGGTTTTTTATATTTTGTTTTTTCTTCATTTTTGTTTTTTGTAATTCTTAAAACATTTAGTTTCAAAAACTTATCTATTGGTATTTTTATAATAGCTTTTTGTTCCGGAGGAGGGTATTTTTTATATAGAGATGGAATAAAGTCAGAAGATTTATCTTTTTATGTTGGAAAAGATTTTTATGTAGAAGGAGAAGTTTCTAGTTATCCCGAAGAAACCACTAGAAAGAAAAAGTTTATTCTAAAATCCAGTGAGTATAGAACAAAGTTTTTAGTTTATGTAGAAAAAGATCAAGAGTTAGATTATAAAAATGAAGTTTTTATCGGAGGACAAATAGCTTTGCCAGAAAATTTTTTCAACGATTTTGGTAGAGAGTTTGATTACATAAGTTATCTCAAGAAAGATGGCATAAACTACATAATATATGCTGACGAGGTACAGATTTTAGAAAATGAAAAAGTATCTTTAGTTGGTTTTCTTTATAAAATTAGACAAAAAGTTACTTATAACATGGAAAGATTTGTAAAATCTCCAGAGAAAGGTCTTTTGTCTGGGATTATGATAGGTGAAAAAGGTGGAATACCTGACGATTTAGAAAAAGATTTCATTCTTGTTGGACTCATACACATAGTCGCTTTGTCAGGATACAACGTTAGTATTGTTGCGCTTGGTGTTGAAAAATTTTTCAACCTTATTTTTTCAAAAAGATTTGCGTTATCACTCGCGATGATTTCTATTGTGTTGTTTGTTTTGATGACCGGTTCTAGTCAGACATCTATAAGAGCTGGAATTATGGCAATTTTGGCACTTCTTGCGCTTTCTTCTGGATTTGAATATTCGATTACAAGAGGAATCTTTTGGGCTGCATTTTTGATGCTAGTTATAAAACCAAACCTTTTGTCTTCTGATATATCTTTTCAGCTTTCTTTTTTGGCAACTCTCGGAGTTGTATATATATCTCCTCTTATTCAAAAAGTCCTCAAAAGAAAAAAACTTGGTTTTTTTCTTACAATACTTACAACAACTCTCGCTGCCCAGATCGCAGTTTCGCCTTTTATTCTTTATAAAATGGGGACATTTTCAGTTGTTTCTCTTCCTATAAATTTATTAGTTTTGCCCGTTATACCTTTTATTATGATTTTTGGAGGGATATTGGCATTTTTAGGTTTTCTACCGGTATTGGCTGAACCGATTGCCTTTCTGGGAGAAAAACTACTTTCTTATATTATTTTTCTTACAAAATATTTTGCCGATTTATCATTTGCGACTTTGTACATAGAAAAAATACCGGTTTTTTTGCTTGTCTTTTATTACATAGCTATAATTTTTTGGATTTTGAGAAACAGCACTAGTTTAGAAGTAGTGTTGCGAGACCTAAGAAAGAAAGAAAACCAAGAACATCTGTAG
- a CDS encoding ribonuclease HI gives MQVIDIYTDGSSRGNPGRGGWGSIVCIKPKNKDGNTDKIVELGGFEEATTNNRMELTAIKESLSHIEKRKIEGEINIFTDSSYALNGLSGWMYGWEKNGWKTSTGEDVLNKDIWQELLGLFLRIKRKNGINMNKVKGHSGVLLNERADDIATMYADKEHVFLFTGSRSQYEALYKNELKEKKTKTPNFKAYSYVSLVGGKVFIDKSWEDCKKRVSGKSGVLYKKSRNEEDEKRIIEEFRKS, from the coding sequence ATGCAGGTTATCGATATATATACAGACGGATCTTCTCGAGGTAATCCTGGAAGGGGTGGCTGGGGGAGCATTGTTTGTATAAAGCCAAAAAACAAAGATGGAAATACAGACAAGATTGTTGAACTCGGAGGTTTTGAAGAAGCAACAACAAATAACAGAATGGAACTAACGGCAATAAAAGAATCTCTTTCTCATATAGAAAAAAGAAAAATAGAAGGAGAAATAAATATTTTTACTGATTCAAGTTACGCACTCAACGGACTTTCTGGCTGGATGTATGGCTGGGAAAAAAATGGCTGGAAAACAAGCACGGGCGAAGATGTTTTGAACAAAGACATATGGCAAGAATTACTTGGGCTTTTTCTTAGAATAAAAAGAAAAAACGGTATAAATATGAACAAGGTCAAAGGACATAGCGGTGTTCTTTTGAACGAAAGAGCGGATGATATTGCTACAATGTATGCCGACAAAGAACATGTCTTTTTGTTTACTGGTTCAAGAAGCCAGTACGAAGCCCTTTATAAAAACGAGTTAAAAGAGAAAAAAACAAAAACCCCAAATTTCAAAGCATACTCTTATGTATCTTTGGTCGGAGGAAAAGTTTTTATAGATAAAAGTTGGGAAGACTGCAAAAAAAGAGTTTCGGGAAAAAGCGGAGTACTATATAAAAAGTCCAGAAACGAAGAAGACGAAAAAAGAATAATTGAAGAGTTTCGAAAATCCTGA
- a CDS encoding site-2 protease family protein produces the protein MESIFLIAIIIFSVVIHEVAHGYVAYKLGDMTAYYQGRLTLNPIKHLDMFGSIILPALLVISGTGFLFGWAKPVPYNPNNIRGKKGALFLVSAAGIFVNLTVAVVFALVLKLFAIIGLASIAITYIFSSIIMINIILAVFNLMPIPPLDGSKILASFFGARGEMILYKFEKYSFLLVIAFVIFLWPFISSFVSIIFDFLV, from the coding sequence ATGGAGTCAATTTTTCTTATAGCAATAATTATATTTTCTGTAGTTATACATGAAGTCGCCCATGGATATGTGGCTTATAAACTCGGTGATATGACCGCGTATTATCAGGGGAGACTGACTCTCAATCCTATAAAACATCTAGATATGTTTGGCTCTATTATTTTGCCGGCACTCCTTGTTATTAGCGGGACAGGTTTTTTGTTTGGTTGGGCAAAGCCGGTTCCTTATAATCCAAACAACATAAGAGGTAAAAAGGGTGCACTTTTTCTTGTTTCTGCTGCAGGTATATTTGTGAATCTTACAGTGGCGGTTGTTTTTGCGCTTGTTTTAAAACTTTTTGCAATAATTGGATTAGCCTCTATCGCCATAACATATATATTTTCTTCCATTATAATGATCAACATTATTTTGGCAGTTTTCAACCTTATGCCTATTCCTCCACTTGATGGGTCTAAAATACTAGCTTCATTTTTCGGAGCTAGAGGAGAAATGATTCTTTATAAGTTTGAAAAGTATTCTTTTTTATTGGTTATTGCTTTCGTTATTTTCTTGTGGCCTTTTATTTCTTCTTTTGTGAGCATAATATTTGATTTTCTTGTATAA